From the genome of Pseudonocardia sp. EC080619-01:
CGGCGCCGGCCGCGGCTTCTGCGCCGGCGCCGACCTGGAGCGCGGGACCGACACGTTCTCCGGCGACTCCGCCGGCGCGCCGCGGGCCGACCACGGCACCGTCGACGGCGTGGCCCGTGACCTCGGGGGTGTCGTCGCCCTGCGGATCGCCGCCTCCCGCAAGCCGGTGATCACCGCCGTCAACGGGGCCGCGGTGGGGGTCGGCGCGACGATGACGCTGCCCTCCGACGTCCGCATCGCCGGCGACACGGCCCGGTTCGGCTTCGTGTTCGCGCGGCGCGGGCTCGTGCCCGAGGCCGCGTCGACCTGGTTCCTCCCCCGGATCGTCGGCATCTCGCGCGCGATGGAGTGGGTCAGCACCGGCCGCGTGTTCGACGCCGGGGAGGCCCTGGCGGGCGGACTGGTCTCGCAGGTCGTGCCCACCGGCGAGCTGCTGGACACCGCGCTGTCGCTCGCCGCCGAGATCGCCGGGAACACCTCGCCCGCCTCGGTCGCGCTGTCCCGGAAGCTGCTGTGGGGCATGCTCGGCGCCGCGGACCCGTGGGAGGCGCACCGGATCGAGACGCTCGCGATCGACGAGCTCGGGCGGGGTGGCGACGTGGCCGAGGGTGTCTCCGCGTTCCTGGAGAAGCGGCCCGCCACCTTCGGCGACCGCATCGCCGACCGGCTCCACCTGGTCCCGGACTGGCCTGCGGCCCCGGAGCCGGCCACCGCCGTGCGGAGCGACCGGTGACGGCGGGAGTCCGGGACGAGCCCGGCAGCCGCACCGTCCACCTCGACGGCGACGGCGTCCGGCTCGCCGCGGACCGGTGGGAGCCCACCGGTCCGGACCGCCGCGGCGCCGTGGTGCTGCTGCACGGCGGCGGCCAGACCCGCCACTCGTGGCGGCACACCGCGCGGCGACTCGCCGCGGCGGGCTGGACGGTGCTGGCCCTCGACCTGCGCGGTCACGGGGACAGCGAGTGGTCCCCGGACGGCGACTACACGCTCGACGCGCACGTCGCGGACCTCCGGTCGGTCACCGGGACGTTCGACGAGCCCCCGGTCCTGATCGGG
Proteins encoded in this window:
- a CDS encoding enoyl-CoA hydratase-related protein codes for the protein MTATDTPPRTQIRYEITGATALITLDRPDRLNAFTATMAAELVAAFDTADADDAVRAVVLTGAGRGFCAGADLERGTDTFSGDSAGAPRADHGTVDGVARDLGGVVALRIAASRKPVITAVNGAAVGVGATMTLPSDVRIAGDTARFGFVFARRGLVPEAASTWFLPRIVGISRAMEWVSTGRVFDAGEALAGGLVSQVVPTGELLDTALSLAAEIAGNTSPASVALSRKLLWGMLGAADPWEAHRIETLAIDELGRGGDVAEGVSAFLEKRPATFGDRIADRLHLVPDWPAAPEPATAVRSDR